The Oncorhynchus kisutch isolate 150728-3 linkage group LG20, Okis_V2, whole genome shotgun sequence genome has a segment encoding these proteins:
- the LOC109865134 gene encoding SRC kinase signaling inhibitor 1 isoform X3: MSEADVPLGFNRMNRLRQSLPLARSSSQAKLRAPGILFLQLGEETRRVHLTHELTSLETLRALIVHMFPQRLTMAMLRCPSTALLIKDEARNVFYELEDPRDVQDRCVIKIYCKEPVYGTYPGHHNPHLANGDLRREMVYTPQQDSPSNRRLSNAPASSSASTPSSSPSRVRLLYSGGGRPSSYAGQPHLQHHPHTHSLPHPHHLSPGGQMAAHHHPQQHHPQQLQPQHHHLQHHAQASFSPSAILERRDVKPDEEVHGIGSRSMVLLRGDGGGIYADPYSLGQEGGRLSLAGPHSPLPPRGDPYGSLYRRGGGGGGGLGPGSVRSLTSYSAAALQGELMDSGILYRPGGPLYNDAAYAASMLAMGFRVPPPSSPQKIPDMRDSYSGTLPGRGSPGRQTLRRDSVSSSVFGESAKARGQGSGLGSDQLCLMAGPGGEGGGFSSAPGFSSPLPGNETETRGRMEVMEKQIASLTGLLQTVLTRGPEADSPDKIETSSDCSGTDTLTPSAPLALMPPPPTGSAQSLTVSRLQMQNHLHGLQQNTSKLRIQLSQLRDIQLENQDSVQSLLRQTESELSLMMLDAMRTQEDPLQRQRLLVEEERLKYLNQEELLIQQLHDLEKSVEELQRNSSVNHGLVTEKDVEQKSMELRSLGETLTELKNQFPSLQSKMRVVLRVEVEAVKFLKEEPHRLDTLLKRCNTMTDTLTTLRSVLYTTCTYRKVTEGLWKGQDDICSQSAKRTEDTGKNSDLDILTSPPLSLNDLGGSASLANWMPISGSDPDTSGPEQDPHPTASYRSRVLDELPSRRGADKSVSVEVRLAAERDWEEKRASLTQFSAQDINRLLEETQAELMKAIPDLDFAARQINKPVVPPKPHPKPQFTTPVTTSTSAFTTSSTLTTTSTEHQPNKVQITALKLEGGSRRGSAEMTVTRYRTEKPSKSPPPPPPRRSFPSAHGLTTNRTGEVTVTTKKKLEPEDGEAPKTLVKLRRTPSDTPRPASTPPVIAASAIKDEDYDERIIAELENASNSPGASKGPQSTVAARLKHLQQGSLERPKTRKQREDFPKIQGQQQVFHF, encoded by the exons ATGTCTGAGGCCGACGTTCCCCTCGGGTTCAACCGCATGAACCGCCTCCGCCAGAGCCTCCCCCTGGCACGCTCATCCAGCCAGGCCAAGCTCCGTGCGCCAG gCATTCTCTTCCTCCAGCTGGGCGAGGAGACGAGGCGGGTGCACCTGACCCACGAGCTGACCAGTCTGGAGACCCTGAGAGCCCTCATTGTCCACATGTTTCCCCAGAGGCTGACCATGGCAATGCTAAG GTGCCCCAGCACAGCCCTGCTGATTAAGGATGAGGCCCGTAACGTATTCTATGAGCTGGAGGACCCACGAGACGTACAGGACCGCTGTGTCATCAAGATCTACTGTAAGGAGCCTGTCTACGGCACCTACCCCGGACACCACAACCCACATCTGGCCAACGGAGACCTCCGG agggagatggtGTACACGCCCCAGCAGGATTCTCCGTCCAACCGTCGCCTCAGCAATGCCCCCGCCTCCTCCTCCGCCTCGACCCCCTCCAGCTCCCCGTCCCGCGTCCGTCTCCTCTACAGTGGCGGTGGCCGTCCATCCTCCTATGCTGGGCAACCTCACCTCCAGCATCACCCCCACACCcactccctcccccacccccaccacctctCGCCCGGGGGCCAGATGGCGGCCCACCACCACCCGCAGCAGCATCACCCCCAGCAGCTCCAACCCCAGCACCACCATCTCCAGCACCATGCCCAGGCTAGCTTCTCCCCCAGTGCCATCCTGGAGCGGAGGGACGTGAAGCCCGATGAGGAGGTCCACGGTATTGGCTCCAGAAGCATGGTGCTCCTGCGGGGCGATGGAGGGGGGATCTATGCCGACCCCTATTCCCTGGGCCAGGAAGGGGGTCGGCTTAGTCTGGCTggcccccactctcccctaccccCGAGGGGGGATCCCTATGGCTCTCTCTACCGgcgaggaggaggtggtggtggagggttgGGACCCGGCTCTGTGCGCTCCCTCACTTCCTACTCGGCGGCGGCTCTGCAGGGAGAGCTGATGGACAGCGGCATCCTATACAGGCCTGGAGGCCCGCTGTATAATGATGCTGCCTACGCCGCGTCCATGTTGGCCATGGGTTTCCGGGTGCCACCCCCCTCGTCCCCGCAGAAGATCCCTGACATGAGGGACTCGTATTCGGGCACCTTGCCCGGCCGGGGCTCCCCTGGGAGGCAGACCCTGCGAAGGGACTCGGTGTCCTCCTCCGTGTTTGGGGAAAGTGCCAAagctaggggtcaggggtcagggttggggtcagatCAGCTGTGTCTGATGGCTGGACCTGGAGGGGAGGGCGGTGGTTTCAGTTCAGCACCAGGTTTTAGTTCACCTCTACCAGGCAACGAGACCGAgaccag GGGGCGCATGGAGGTCATGGAGAAACAGATAGCCAGTCTGACTGGTCTACTGCAGACAGTTCTGACCAGGGGACCAGAGGCAGATAGCCc GGATAAGATCGAGACGTCCAGTGACTGCTCGGGAACAGACA CTCTGACGCCATCGGCTCCGTTGGCCCTGATGCCGCCCCCGCCCACAGGGTCCGCCCAGTCACTGACGGTGTCACGGCTGCAGATGCAGAACCACCTGCATGGCCTGCAGCAGAACACCAGCAAGCTGCGCATACAGCTGTCCCAGCTGCGCGACATCCAG TTGGAGAACCAGGACTCAGTGCAGTCCCTGCTGAGGCAGACAGAGTCGGAGCTGAGCCTGATGATGCTGGACGCCATGCGGACCCAGGAGGACCCTCTGCAGAGGCAGCGTCTcttagtggaggaggagagactcaAGTACCTCAACCAGGAAGAGCTGCTCATCCAGCAGCTGCA TGATCTGGAGAAGTCAGTGGAGGAACTCCAGAGGAACTCGTCAGTCAACCATGGCCTGGTGACAGAGAAGGACGTGGAGCAGAAGAGCATGGAGCTCAGGTCTTTGGGAGAGACGCTCACAGAGCTCAAGA accagttccccagtctgcagagtaagatgcgGGTGGTGTTGAGGGTGGAGGTGGAGGCTGTCAAGTTCCTGAAGGAGGAACCACACAGACTGGACACACTGCTGAAACGCTGTAACACTATGACCgacacactgaccacactacgGAG tGTATTGTATACCACCTGTACGTACAGAAAAGTGACCGAGGGCCTGTGGAAGGGCCAGGACGACATCTGCAGCCAGTCAGCCAAGCGAACTGAGGACACAGGAAAGAACTCGGACCTCGACATCCTGACCAGTCCACCGCTCAGCCTCAATGACCTGGGTGGCAGTGCCAGCCTTGCCAACTGGATGCCCATATCAGGCAGTGACCCGGACACCTCGGGGCCTGAGCAGGATCCCCACCCTACAGCCAGCTACAGAAGCCGGGTCCTGGATGAGCTGCCGAGCCGCCGCGGTGCTGACAAATCAGTGTCCGTGGAGGTCAGACTG GCTGCAGAGCGGGACTGGGAGGAGAAGCGGGCCAGTCTGACCCAGTTCAGTGCCCAGGACATCAACCGTCTGCTGGAGGAGACGCAAGCTGAGCTGATGAAGGCCATCCCAGACCTGGACTTCGCTGCCAGGCAGATCAACAAGCCCGTGGTGCCCCCCAAACCCCACCCCAAACCTCAGTTTACCACCCCTGTCACTACCTCCACCAGCGCCTTCACCACCTCTAGTACCCTCACTACTACCAGTACTGAGCACCAGCCCAACAAGGTCCAGATCACTGCCCTGAAGCTGGAAGGGGGCTCACGTCGCGGATCTG CGGAGATGACCGTAACCAGGTATCGCACTGAGAAACCCTCTAAGTCGCCGCCTCCGCCCCCTCCTCGCCGCAGCTTCCCATCAGCCCATGGGCTCACCACCAATCGCACTGGAGAAGTGACCGTCACCACCAAGAAG AAGCTGGAGCCAGAAGACGGAGAGGCCCCGAAGACTCTAGTCAAGCTGAGAAGGACACCGTCTGACACGCCTCGCCCCGCCTCCACTCCCCCCGTCATCGCCGCCTCAGCGATTAAAGATGAAGACTATGACGAGCGGATCATTGCGGAACTAGAG AATGCCAGCAACTCACCAGGGGCATCCAAGGGACCTCAGTCGACTGTAGCGGCCAGACTGAAGCACCTCCAGCAGGGCAGCCTGGAGAGGCCCAAGACCAGGAAGCAGAGAGAGGACTTCCCCAAGATCCAGGGCCAACAGCAGGTATTCCACTTCTAG
- the LOC109865134 gene encoding SRC kinase signaling inhibitor 1 isoform X1 produces MISTGDAEFPCEYHTLGHGGTRCFPHNNNNNGGLAPTSGNRQRHNTLAAKSLEALTNLHKADIKRQHEAFMDLQKNQKYPASPCMSQGQRSPNFGRQQQQQPNYWSFKARTPRVIRRNPDQPALADQASRVSFASAESLETMSEADVPLGFNRMNRLRQSLPLARSSSQAKLRAPGILFLQLGEETRRVHLTHELTSLETLRALIVHMFPQRLTMAMLRCPSTALLIKDEARNVFYELEDPRDVQDRCVIKIYCKEPVYGTYPGHHNPHLANGDLRREMVYTPQQDSPSNRRLSNAPASSSASTPSSSPSRVRLLYSGGGRPSSYAGQPHLQHHPHTHSLPHPHHLSPGGQMAAHHHPQQHHPQQLQPQHHHLQHHAQASFSPSAILERRDVKPDEEVHGIGSRSMVLLRGDGGGIYADPYSLGQEGGRLSLAGPHSPLPPRGDPYGSLYRRGGGGGGGLGPGSVRSLTSYSAAALQGELMDSGILYRPGGPLYNDAAYAASMLAMGFRVPPPSSPQKIPDMRDSYSGTLPGRGSPGRQTLRRDSVSSSVFGESAKARGQGSGLGSDQLCLMAGPGGEGGGFSSAPGFSSPLPGNETETRGRMEVMEKQIASLTGLLQTVLTRGPEADSPDKIETSSDCSGTDTLTPSAPLALMPPPPTGSAQSLTVSRLQMQNHLHGLQQNTSKLRIQLSQLRDIQLENQDSVQSLLRQTESELSLMMLDAMRTQEDPLQRQRLLVEEERLKYLNQEELLIQQLHDLEKSVEELQRNSSVNHGLVTEKDVEQKSMELRSLGETLTELKNQFPSLQSKMRVVLRVEVEAVKFLKEEPHRLDTLLKRCNTMTDTLTTLRSVLYTTCTYRKVTEGLWKGQDDICSQSAKRTEDTGKNSDLDILTSPPLSLNDLGGSASLANWMPISGSDPDTSGPEQDPHPTASYRSRVLDELPSRRGADKSVSVEVRLAAERDWEEKRASLTQFSAQDINRLLEETQAELMKAIPDLDFAARQINKPVVPPKPHPKPQFTTPVTTSTSAFTTSSTLTTTSTEHQPNKVQITALKLEGGSRRGSAEMTVTRYRTEKPSKSPPPPPPRRSFPSAHGLTTNRTGEVTVTTKKKLEPEDGEAPKTLVKLRRTPSDTPRPASTPPVIAASAIKDEDYDERIIAELENASNSPGASKGPQSTVAARLKHLQQGSLERPKTRKQREDFPKIQGQQQVFHF; encoded by the exons GCCCGTACCCCTCGTGTGATCCGACGCAACCCCGACCAGCCGGCTCTAGCCGACCAGGCCAGCAGGGTGTCCTTTGCCTCGGCTGAGAGTCTGGAAACCATGTCTGAGGCCGACGTTCCCCTCGGGTTCAACCGCATGAACCGCCTCCGCCAGAGCCTCCCCCTGGCACGCTCATCCAGCCAGGCCAAGCTCCGTGCGCCAG gCATTCTCTTCCTCCAGCTGGGCGAGGAGACGAGGCGGGTGCACCTGACCCACGAGCTGACCAGTCTGGAGACCCTGAGAGCCCTCATTGTCCACATGTTTCCCCAGAGGCTGACCATGGCAATGCTAAG GTGCCCCAGCACAGCCCTGCTGATTAAGGATGAGGCCCGTAACGTATTCTATGAGCTGGAGGACCCACGAGACGTACAGGACCGCTGTGTCATCAAGATCTACTGTAAGGAGCCTGTCTACGGCACCTACCCCGGACACCACAACCCACATCTGGCCAACGGAGACCTCCGG agggagatggtGTACACGCCCCAGCAGGATTCTCCGTCCAACCGTCGCCTCAGCAATGCCCCCGCCTCCTCCTCCGCCTCGACCCCCTCCAGCTCCCCGTCCCGCGTCCGTCTCCTCTACAGTGGCGGTGGCCGTCCATCCTCCTATGCTGGGCAACCTCACCTCCAGCATCACCCCCACACCcactccctcccccacccccaccacctctCGCCCGGGGGCCAGATGGCGGCCCACCACCACCCGCAGCAGCATCACCCCCAGCAGCTCCAACCCCAGCACCACCATCTCCAGCACCATGCCCAGGCTAGCTTCTCCCCCAGTGCCATCCTGGAGCGGAGGGACGTGAAGCCCGATGAGGAGGTCCACGGTATTGGCTCCAGAAGCATGGTGCTCCTGCGGGGCGATGGAGGGGGGATCTATGCCGACCCCTATTCCCTGGGCCAGGAAGGGGGTCGGCTTAGTCTGGCTggcccccactctcccctaccccCGAGGGGGGATCCCTATGGCTCTCTCTACCGgcgaggaggaggtggtggtggagggttgGGACCCGGCTCTGTGCGCTCCCTCACTTCCTACTCGGCGGCGGCTCTGCAGGGAGAGCTGATGGACAGCGGCATCCTATACAGGCCTGGAGGCCCGCTGTATAATGATGCTGCCTACGCCGCGTCCATGTTGGCCATGGGTTTCCGGGTGCCACCCCCCTCGTCCCCGCAGAAGATCCCTGACATGAGGGACTCGTATTCGGGCACCTTGCCCGGCCGGGGCTCCCCTGGGAGGCAGACCCTGCGAAGGGACTCGGTGTCCTCCTCCGTGTTTGGGGAAAGTGCCAAagctaggggtcaggggtcagggttggggtcagatCAGCTGTGTCTGATGGCTGGACCTGGAGGGGAGGGCGGTGGTTTCAGTTCAGCACCAGGTTTTAGTTCACCTCTACCAGGCAACGAGACCGAgaccag GGGGCGCATGGAGGTCATGGAGAAACAGATAGCCAGTCTGACTGGTCTACTGCAGACAGTTCTGACCAGGGGACCAGAGGCAGATAGCCc GGATAAGATCGAGACGTCCAGTGACTGCTCGGGAACAGACA CTCTGACGCCATCGGCTCCGTTGGCCCTGATGCCGCCCCCGCCCACAGGGTCCGCCCAGTCACTGACGGTGTCACGGCTGCAGATGCAGAACCACCTGCATGGCCTGCAGCAGAACACCAGCAAGCTGCGCATACAGCTGTCCCAGCTGCGCGACATCCAG TTGGAGAACCAGGACTCAGTGCAGTCCCTGCTGAGGCAGACAGAGTCGGAGCTGAGCCTGATGATGCTGGACGCCATGCGGACCCAGGAGGACCCTCTGCAGAGGCAGCGTCTcttagtggaggaggagagactcaAGTACCTCAACCAGGAAGAGCTGCTCATCCAGCAGCTGCA TGATCTGGAGAAGTCAGTGGAGGAACTCCAGAGGAACTCGTCAGTCAACCATGGCCTGGTGACAGAGAAGGACGTGGAGCAGAAGAGCATGGAGCTCAGGTCTTTGGGAGAGACGCTCACAGAGCTCAAGA accagttccccagtctgcagagtaagatgcgGGTGGTGTTGAGGGTGGAGGTGGAGGCTGTCAAGTTCCTGAAGGAGGAACCACACAGACTGGACACACTGCTGAAACGCTGTAACACTATGACCgacacactgaccacactacgGAG tGTATTGTATACCACCTGTACGTACAGAAAAGTGACCGAGGGCCTGTGGAAGGGCCAGGACGACATCTGCAGCCAGTCAGCCAAGCGAACTGAGGACACAGGAAAGAACTCGGACCTCGACATCCTGACCAGTCCACCGCTCAGCCTCAATGACCTGGGTGGCAGTGCCAGCCTTGCCAACTGGATGCCCATATCAGGCAGTGACCCGGACACCTCGGGGCCTGAGCAGGATCCCCACCCTACAGCCAGCTACAGAAGCCGGGTCCTGGATGAGCTGCCGAGCCGCCGCGGTGCTGACAAATCAGTGTCCGTGGAGGTCAGACTG GCTGCAGAGCGGGACTGGGAGGAGAAGCGGGCCAGTCTGACCCAGTTCAGTGCCCAGGACATCAACCGTCTGCTGGAGGAGACGCAAGCTGAGCTGATGAAGGCCATCCCAGACCTGGACTTCGCTGCCAGGCAGATCAACAAGCCCGTGGTGCCCCCCAAACCCCACCCCAAACCTCAGTTTACCACCCCTGTCACTACCTCCACCAGCGCCTTCACCACCTCTAGTACCCTCACTACTACCAGTACTGAGCACCAGCCCAACAAGGTCCAGATCACTGCCCTGAAGCTGGAAGGGGGCTCACGTCGCGGATCTG CGGAGATGACCGTAACCAGGTATCGCACTGAGAAACCCTCTAAGTCGCCGCCTCCGCCCCCTCCTCGCCGCAGCTTCCCATCAGCCCATGGGCTCACCACCAATCGCACTGGAGAAGTGACCGTCACCACCAAGAAG AAGCTGGAGCCAGAAGACGGAGAGGCCCCGAAGACTCTAGTCAAGCTGAGAAGGACACCGTCTGACACGCCTCGCCCCGCCTCCACTCCCCCCGTCATCGCCGCCTCAGCGATTAAAGATGAAGACTATGACGAGCGGATCATTGCGGAACTAGAG AATGCCAGCAACTCACCAGGGGCATCCAAGGGACCTCAGTCGACTGTAGCGGCCAGACTGAAGCACCTCCAGCAGGGCAGCCTGGAGAGGCCCAAGACCAGGAAGCAGAGAGAGGACTTCCCCAAGATCCAGGGCCAACAGCAGGTATTCCACTTCTAG
- the LOC109865134 gene encoding SRC kinase signaling inhibitor 1 isoform X2, with protein sequence MISTGDAEFPCEYHTLGHGGTRCFPHNNNNNGGLAPTSGNRQRHNTLAAKSLEALTNLHKADIKRQHEAFMDLQKNQKYPASPCMSQGQRSPNFGRQQQQQPNYWSFKARTPRVIRRNPDQPALADQASRVSFASAESLETMSEADVPLGFNRMNRLRQSLPLARSSSQAKLRAPGILFLQLGEETRRVHLTHELTSLETLRALIVHMFPQRLTMAMLRCPSTALLIKDEARNVFYELEDPRDVQDRCVIKIYCKEPVYGTYPGHHNPHLANGDLRREMVYTPQQDSPSNRRLSNAPASSSASTPSSSPSRVRLLYSGGGRPSSYAGQPHLQHHPHTHSLPHPHHLSPGGQMAAHHHPQQHHPQQLQPQHHHLQHHAQASFSPSAILERRDVKPDEEVHGIGSRSMVLLRGDGGGIYADPYSLGQEGGRLSLAGPHSPLPPRGDPYGSLYRRGGGGGGGLGPGSVRSLTSYSAAALQGELMDSGILYRPGGPLYNDAAYAASMLAMGFRVPPPSSPQKIPDMRDSYSGTLPGRGSPGRQTLRRDSVSSSVFGESAKARGQGSGLGSDQLCLMAGPGGEGGGFSSAPGFSSPLPGNETETRGRMEVMEKQIASLTGLLQTVLTRGPEADSPDKIETSSDCSGTDTLTPSAPLALMPPPPTGSAQSLTVSRLQMQNHLHGLQQNTSKLRIQLSQLRDIQLENQDSVQSLLRQTESELSLMMLDAMRTQEDPLQRQRLLVEEERLKYLNQEELLIQQLHDLEKSVEELQRNSSVNHGLVTEKDVEQKSMELRSLGETLTELKNQFPSLQSKMRVVLRVEVEAVKFLKEEPHRLDTLLKRCNTMTDTLTTLRSVLYTTCTYRKVTEGLWKGQDDICSQSAKRTEDTGKNSDLDILTSPPLSLNDLGGSASLANWMPISGSDPDTSGPEQDPHPTASYRSRVLDELPSRRGADKSVSVEVRLAAERDWEEKRASLTQFSAQDINRLLEETQAELMKAIPDLDFAARQINKPVVPPKPHPKPQFTTPVTTSTSAFTTSSTLTTTSTEHQPNKVQITALKLEGGSRRGSAEMTVTRYRTEKPSKSPPPPPPRRSFPSAHGLTTNRTGEVTVTTKKLEPEDGEAPKTLVKLRRTPSDTPRPASTPPVIAASAIKDEDYDERIIAELENASNSPGASKGPQSTVAARLKHLQQGSLERPKTRKQREDFPKIQGQQQVFHF encoded by the exons GCCCGTACCCCTCGTGTGATCCGACGCAACCCCGACCAGCCGGCTCTAGCCGACCAGGCCAGCAGGGTGTCCTTTGCCTCGGCTGAGAGTCTGGAAACCATGTCTGAGGCCGACGTTCCCCTCGGGTTCAACCGCATGAACCGCCTCCGCCAGAGCCTCCCCCTGGCACGCTCATCCAGCCAGGCCAAGCTCCGTGCGCCAG gCATTCTCTTCCTCCAGCTGGGCGAGGAGACGAGGCGGGTGCACCTGACCCACGAGCTGACCAGTCTGGAGACCCTGAGAGCCCTCATTGTCCACATGTTTCCCCAGAGGCTGACCATGGCAATGCTAAG GTGCCCCAGCACAGCCCTGCTGATTAAGGATGAGGCCCGTAACGTATTCTATGAGCTGGAGGACCCACGAGACGTACAGGACCGCTGTGTCATCAAGATCTACTGTAAGGAGCCTGTCTACGGCACCTACCCCGGACACCACAACCCACATCTGGCCAACGGAGACCTCCGG agggagatggtGTACACGCCCCAGCAGGATTCTCCGTCCAACCGTCGCCTCAGCAATGCCCCCGCCTCCTCCTCCGCCTCGACCCCCTCCAGCTCCCCGTCCCGCGTCCGTCTCCTCTACAGTGGCGGTGGCCGTCCATCCTCCTATGCTGGGCAACCTCACCTCCAGCATCACCCCCACACCcactccctcccccacccccaccacctctCGCCCGGGGGCCAGATGGCGGCCCACCACCACCCGCAGCAGCATCACCCCCAGCAGCTCCAACCCCAGCACCACCATCTCCAGCACCATGCCCAGGCTAGCTTCTCCCCCAGTGCCATCCTGGAGCGGAGGGACGTGAAGCCCGATGAGGAGGTCCACGGTATTGGCTCCAGAAGCATGGTGCTCCTGCGGGGCGATGGAGGGGGGATCTATGCCGACCCCTATTCCCTGGGCCAGGAAGGGGGTCGGCTTAGTCTGGCTggcccccactctcccctaccccCGAGGGGGGATCCCTATGGCTCTCTCTACCGgcgaggaggaggtggtggtggagggttgGGACCCGGCTCTGTGCGCTCCCTCACTTCCTACTCGGCGGCGGCTCTGCAGGGAGAGCTGATGGACAGCGGCATCCTATACAGGCCTGGAGGCCCGCTGTATAATGATGCTGCCTACGCCGCGTCCATGTTGGCCATGGGTTTCCGGGTGCCACCCCCCTCGTCCCCGCAGAAGATCCCTGACATGAGGGACTCGTATTCGGGCACCTTGCCCGGCCGGGGCTCCCCTGGGAGGCAGACCCTGCGAAGGGACTCGGTGTCCTCCTCCGTGTTTGGGGAAAGTGCCAAagctaggggtcaggggtcagggttggggtcagatCAGCTGTGTCTGATGGCTGGACCTGGAGGGGAGGGCGGTGGTTTCAGTTCAGCACCAGGTTTTAGTTCACCTCTACCAGGCAACGAGACCGAgaccag GGGGCGCATGGAGGTCATGGAGAAACAGATAGCCAGTCTGACTGGTCTACTGCAGACAGTTCTGACCAGGGGACCAGAGGCAGATAGCCc GGATAAGATCGAGACGTCCAGTGACTGCTCGGGAACAGACA CTCTGACGCCATCGGCTCCGTTGGCCCTGATGCCGCCCCCGCCCACAGGGTCCGCCCAGTCACTGACGGTGTCACGGCTGCAGATGCAGAACCACCTGCATGGCCTGCAGCAGAACACCAGCAAGCTGCGCATACAGCTGTCCCAGCTGCGCGACATCCAG TTGGAGAACCAGGACTCAGTGCAGTCCCTGCTGAGGCAGACAGAGTCGGAGCTGAGCCTGATGATGCTGGACGCCATGCGGACCCAGGAGGACCCTCTGCAGAGGCAGCGTCTcttagtggaggaggagagactcaAGTACCTCAACCAGGAAGAGCTGCTCATCCAGCAGCTGCA TGATCTGGAGAAGTCAGTGGAGGAACTCCAGAGGAACTCGTCAGTCAACCATGGCCTGGTGACAGAGAAGGACGTGGAGCAGAAGAGCATGGAGCTCAGGTCTTTGGGAGAGACGCTCACAGAGCTCAAGA accagttccccagtctgcagagtaagatgcgGGTGGTGTTGAGGGTGGAGGTGGAGGCTGTCAAGTTCCTGAAGGAGGAACCACACAGACTGGACACACTGCTGAAACGCTGTAACACTATGACCgacacactgaccacactacgGAG tGTATTGTATACCACCTGTACGTACAGAAAAGTGACCGAGGGCCTGTGGAAGGGCCAGGACGACATCTGCAGCCAGTCAGCCAAGCGAACTGAGGACACAGGAAAGAACTCGGACCTCGACATCCTGACCAGTCCACCGCTCAGCCTCAATGACCTGGGTGGCAGTGCCAGCCTTGCCAACTGGATGCCCATATCAGGCAGTGACCCGGACACCTCGGGGCCTGAGCAGGATCCCCACCCTACAGCCAGCTACAGAAGCCGGGTCCTGGATGAGCTGCCGAGCCGCCGCGGTGCTGACAAATCAGTGTCCGTGGAGGTCAGACTG GCTGCAGAGCGGGACTGGGAGGAGAAGCGGGCCAGTCTGACCCAGTTCAGTGCCCAGGACATCAACCGTCTGCTGGAGGAGACGCAAGCTGAGCTGATGAAGGCCATCCCAGACCTGGACTTCGCTGCCAGGCAGATCAACAAGCCCGTGGTGCCCCCCAAACCCCACCCCAAACCTCAGTTTACCACCCCTGTCACTACCTCCACCAGCGCCTTCACCACCTCTAGTACCCTCACTACTACCAGTACTGAGCACCAGCCCAACAAGGTCCAGATCACTGCCCTGAAGCTGGAAGGGGGCTCACGTCGCGGATCTG CGGAGATGACCGTAACCAGGTATCGCACTGAGAAACCCTCTAAGTCGCCGCCTCCGCCCCCTCCTCGCCGCAGCTTCCCATCAGCCCATGGGCTCACCACCAATCGCACTGGAGAAGTGACCGTCACCACCAAGAAG CTGGAGCCAGAAGACGGAGAGGCCCCGAAGACTCTAGTCAAGCTGAGAAGGACACCGTCTGACACGCCTCGCCCCGCCTCCACTCCCCCCGTCATCGCCGCCTCAGCGATTAAAGATGAAGACTATGACGAGCGGATCATTGCGGAACTAGAG AATGCCAGCAACTCACCAGGGGCATCCAAGGGACCTCAGTCGACTGTAGCGGCCAGACTGAAGCACCTCCAGCAGGGCAGCCTGGAGAGGCCCAAGACCAGGAAGCAGAGAGAGGACTTCCCCAAGATCCAGGGCCAACAGCAGGTATTCCACTTCTAG